In the genome of Podospora pseudocomata strain CBS 415.72m chromosome 7, whole genome shotgun sequence, the window ACTagacctcctcgacgacacCGACACagccgccatcctcgacaacgaccccctctcccaccaccaccaccaccaacaacaacatcaacaacaacaacccctctcCTTCAAGCGCAAGCAGAAACGAACGGGCATCTTCTCTCAACCAGCCAGGTTATTCAACGCCCTCACCGGCCGAGCAAACCCCCCAAGAAACAGCGCCgacatcccccccccaccaccaccaccaccaccaatacAACCCCCCACCGGCGCAACAAGACTAGACTACATCCCCGGAAGTGGAGGCTCCAAATCAGACTCATTACCTACAGATTGGCTTGCCGAAGGGCCAGGAAGGAGGGTAGGATACGAAGACCTGACAGCCATCGATTGGATCTTCGAGTACACCAAAGAGCGCCAGCGACAGAGATCACTACTCTCACGGACGACCTCTCTTGGGTTTCCTTTATTGGGGTTCTTACAACGGGTGTTGGATGCCTCACAAGTATGGGTTATTCTCATATTATCTGGCTTGGCGGTGGGGACTTTGACGGCGGGGATAGACGTCACGACGGATTGGCTGGGGGATATCAAGTATGGGTTTTGTTCGACGACGGATGGGGGGGCGTTTTACCTGAGTAAAACTGCTTGTTGTTATGGGTATGATGAGATTAGTAAATGTCAGGGGTGGAAGACGTGGGGGAATGCGCTGGGGGTGACGTCAAGGGGGGGTGTTTGGTTTGTGGAGTATGCGGTTtacttggtgttggcggTGATGTTTGCGCTGTCGGCGAgtttgttggtgaaggagtaTGCTGTTTATGCTAAGCATTCTGGTATTCCTGAGATCAAGACGGTGCTGGGTGGGTTTATTATCaggaggtttttggggttgtggACGTTGATTACGAAgagcttggggttggtgttaGCGGTGGCTTCGGGGATGtggttggggaaggaggggccGCTGGTGCAtgttgcttgttgctgtgcGAACTTGTTTATCAAGTTGTTTCCGAGTATCAATAACAATGAGGGTATGTATGTTGGTCCGGGTTGTTGTTCGGTTGGGGGAAAGCTAACTTGGGACATAGCTCGAAAACGAGAGGTCTTGTCCGCTGCTGCGGCTTCGGGGATATCGGTTGCTTTTGGGTCGCCCATCGGGGGTGTGCTCTTCAGTCTTGAGCAACTGTCGTACTATTTCCCCGACAAGACCATGTGGCAGAGCTTTGTGTGTGCCATGACAGCTGCCATGGTGTTGGAAGCTTTTGACCCGTTTCGATCGGGGAAGTTGGTCATGTACCAGGTAACCTACAGCTCGGTGTGGCACGGCTTTGAGCTTGTCCcgttcgtcctcctcggtcttCTCGGGGGGGTGTATGGAGGGCTGTTCATCAAAGCAAACATGTGGGTTGCAAGATGGAGAAAGTCGGCAACCTGGCTTCCTGGCCCGGTCATCCAAGTAGTTGCCGTGGCGATTTTGACGGCTCTTCTCAACTACCCCAACAACTACATGCGAGCCCAGTGCTCCGATCTTGTCTCTAACCTCTTCTCCGAGTGCTCAAAGCTCACAGACGACCAATTCGGCCTCTGCAAAACAGGCGCCGCCTCAGCAGGCacaatcatcctcctcatcttcgccGCGGTCCtggg includes:
- the GEF2 gene encoding chloride channel (EggNog:ENOG503NU7S; COG:P), whose product is MQPTMSPINNGSSSSEPFPPFNNDHHYATSDADELDLLDDTDTAAILDNDPLSHHHHHQQQHQQQQPLSFKRKQKRTGIFSQPARLFNALTGRANPPRNSADIPPPPPPPPPIQPPTGATRLDYIPGSGGSKSDSLPTDWLAEGPGRRVGYEDLTAIDWIFEYTKERQRQRSLLSRTTSLGFPLLGFLQRVLDASQVWVILILSGLAVGTLTAGIDVTTDWLGDIKYGFCSTTDGGAFYLSKTACCYGYDEISKCQGWKTWGNALGVTSRGGVWFVEYAVYLVLAVMFALSASLLVKEYAVYAKHSGIPEIKTVLGGFIIRRFLGLWTLITKSLGLVLAVASGMWLGKEGPLVHVACCCANLFIKLFPSINNNEARKREVLSAAAASGISVAFGSPIGGVLFSLEQLSYYFPDKTMWQSFVCAMTAAMVLEAFDPFRSGKLVMYQVTYSSVWHGFELVPFVLLGLLGGVYGGLFIKANMWVARWRKSATWLPGPVIQVVAVAILTALLNYPNNYMRAQCSDLVSNLFSECSKLTDDQFGLCKTGAASAGTIILLIFAAVLGFFLAAITFGLQIPAGIILPSMAIGALVGRAIGIIMEIWQHNHPNFIAFRSCEPDVPCITPGTYAIIGAAAALGGVTRMTVSIVVIMFELTGVLTYVLPIMVAVMISKWVGDAFSRRGIYESWIHFNEYPYLDNSEEIPIPDIPASQIMTRIEDLVVLTATGHTIASLTAVMEQHPYRGFPVVSDPRDAILLGYISRAELAYILHASTQPPRLLPPETEAFFAHQPLADPRTTLDLRQWMDQTPLTLPRGSRLHLAVSYFQKLGLRYVMFVDRGVLQGLLTKKDVWYVLNGAEETRRTAGRGEPMGGGVAREGGDGEREGLLGVGRGEEEVEVVSPIGDGGSNLL